From a single Calditrichota bacterium genomic region:
- a CDS encoding septal ring lytic transglycosylase RlpA family protein, whose amino-acid sequence MKAQERVQRATRGLVVGAGVVLAVLIWSCTPAPRTYWPQANGGERPYRGGLFGPSPSKSRVQEGYCSYVGKELEGKRMSNGEPYDPLEMTAAHRNLRIGTVVKVTNMNNGRSVRVVIKDRGPWVASRLIDVSYGAAHRLGMVSQGVVPVTVEVIGDIRDPNVTVDERLAEATPRQSEWLGKAVQGFERLVDWVLNKN is encoded by the coding sequence ATGAAAGCGCAAGAGAGGGTGCAGAGAGCCACACGTGGCCTCGTCGTGGGAGCAGGTGTAGTTCTGGCCGTGCTCATCTGGTCGTGTACACCGGCCCCCAGAACATATTGGCCCCAGGCCAACGGCGGCGAGCGGCCGTACCGCGGGGGCCTTTTTGGCCCCAGCCCAAGCAAGAGTAGGGTACAGGAGGGGTACTGCTCGTACGTGGGGAAGGAACTTGAGGGTAAGCGGATGAGTAACGGGGAGCCCTACGACCCGCTGGAGATGACCGCCGCACATCGTAATCTCCGTATTGGCACCGTCGTGAAGGTGACCAACATGAACAACGGGCGAAGCGTACGTGTGGTCATCAAGGACCGCGGCCCGTGGGTTGCCAGCCGCCTCATCGACGTCTCTTATGGTGCCGCGCACCGGCTCGGCATGGTCTCCCAAGGGGTCGTGCCGGTGACGGTAGAGGTCATTGGGGACATCCGCGACCCAAACGTCACCGTGGACGAGCGCCTCGCGGAGGCCACACCGAGGCAGTCCGAATGGTTGGGGAAGGCAGTGCAAGGTTTTGAACGACTCGTCGATTGGGTGTTGAACAAGAACTGA